One genomic window of Corynebacterium sp. sy039 includes the following:
- a CDS encoding serine protease, with product MNAMKKRAIVVAVATSLGLGMGFSPAHAQPKEPPLPQPDPAGSVLDGRLSEMNENGAYFAQKPYSEHPVSRAVARFINGGSMCTASVIDSESGLLAITAAHCIAKADGPVWKITDATRNNIAAGKSMITPAFDGTSNDPAVRNPYKSWKVADAFVPENSSADVAILKLAPNAEGKTIQEVTGAFGIHPELAEGEQVQASLIGYPGPAPFNGQSQSVCVGNYTRYPGQNNREIHRVPDEKECWVGGGASGGPYVTASDDPNLAGEIITVLNSNGGANIAAVIDELVTKAEGGAENTPEQTVPTSAESTTTEATPTTEATTSEEPSPEATTTPATTEATTTEEATTEPTTTEEASAETTPMPEPAPESTEPVVPIETTFPADDPVSPSPSMSTVLSPSTSEPVAITSASQPQSTAMTTPAMVSTETHTVVVKKKDEATNRSMKIVDSVKKNAHKTAKKNRPKITTGGVLLAK from the coding sequence ATGAATGCTATGAAAAAGCGTGCCATAGTGGTTGCGGTAGCTACTTCTTTAGGGCTTGGCATGGGCTTTTCCCCTGCACATGCTCAACCAAAAGAACCACCGCTACCCCAACCAGATCCTGCCGGTTCTGTGCTTGATGGACGGCTGTCAGAGATGAATGAAAATGGTGCGTATTTTGCACAGAAACCATACTCTGAGCACCCCGTTTCCCGCGCAGTGGCACGCTTTATCAATGGCGGTTCCATGTGTACCGCCTCTGTGATTGATAGCGAGTCTGGCCTGCTAGCCATTACCGCAGCACACTGTATTGCGAAAGCTGACGGCCCTGTGTGGAAAATTACCGACGCAACACGCAACAACATAGCAGCTGGTAAATCCATGATTACCCCCGCATTCGATGGCACTTCCAATGACCCTGCGGTGCGTAACCCTTATAAAAGCTGGAAGGTAGCGGACGCTTTTGTGCCAGAGAATTCCTCTGCCGATGTTGCGATTCTGAAATTAGCGCCTAATGCAGAGGGAAAAACTATCCAGGAAGTGACTGGTGCTTTTGGTATTCACCCTGAGCTAGCTGAGGGTGAGCAGGTACAGGCTTCTCTTATTGGTTACCCAGGACCTGCTCCTTTTAACGGTCAATCCCAGTCTGTGTGCGTGGGTAATTACACCCGTTATCCGGGGCAGAATAACCGAGAAATCCACAGAGTCCCTGATGAAAAGGAATGTTGGGTTGGTGGCGGTGCCAGTGGTGGACCGTATGTTACTGCCAGTGATGACCCCAATTTAGCTGGTGAAATCATCACGGTATTGAACTCTAATGGTGGTGCGAATATCGCCGCCGTGATTGATGAACTTGTTACTAAGGCTGAAGGTGGTGCGGAGAACACACCTGAGCAGACAGTCCCTACTTCAGCGGAGTCTACAACAACTGAGGCGACCCCAACCACAGAGGCAACAACTTCGGAAGAACCATCCCCAGAAGCAACGACCACGCCTGCAACAACAGAAGCAACCACAACAGAAGAGGCAACCACTGAGCCAACCACAACGGAAGAGGCTTCTGCTGAAACTACTCCAATGCCGGAACCAGCACCTGAATCTACAGAACCTGTTGTCCCTATAGAAACTACTTTCCCTGCAGATGATCCAGTATCACCATCACCATCGATGTCAACTGTACTGAGCCCATCAACTTCAGAGCCGGTAGCCATCACCTCTGCATCGCAACCACAGAGCACTGCGATGACAACTCCTGCGATGGTGAGCACTGAAACTCATACAGTTGTTGTGAAGAAGAAAGATGAGGCTACGAACCGCTCGATGAAAATCGTCGATAGTGTCAAGAAAAATGCGCATAAAACTGCTAAGAAAAACCGACCAAAAATTACTACAGGTGGGGTTTTGCTTGCTAAATAG
- a CDS encoding lactococcin 972 family bacteriocin, translating to MSKKSWIISGVGAGALIIAGAGALTIGGEVVPTTINPAEGGEWSYGASGGRTWSYFQHEKSHSASVQGHDYVDTGCLDGRTWARAQTHSRWISILGNEQDKEVCS from the coding sequence ATGTCTAAAAAATCTTGGATTATCAGCGGTGTCGGAGCAGGAGCGCTTATTATTGCTGGCGCGGGAGCACTAACAATAGGCGGCGAAGTCGTACCTACCACTATCAACCCAGCGGAGGGCGGGGAATGGAGTTATGGCGCTTCTGGCGGGAGAACCTGGTCGTATTTTCAGCACGAGAAATCCCATAGTGCTTCGGTACAAGGACATGATTATGTTGATACAGGTTGTTTAGATGGCAGAACCTGGGCAAGAGCACAAACCCACTCACGCTGGATCAGTATCCTGGGAAATGAACAAGACAAAGAAGTGTGCTCATAA
- a CDS encoding ABC transporter ATP-binding protein, with protein sequence MSQTLQLHELTKEFGGGPVLSGISLTINAGESVAIMGPSGSGKSTLLHCMSGILVPSSGSITFGDTQIGTMTDKQRSKIRLHNFGFVFQDGQLLPELSNMENVALPAMLAGVSRNKAKQHAQHLLDQLGIGNLAQRRPGQISGGQAQRVAIARALVTQPAIIFADEPTGALDQSTGHEVMQLLTTMTKTTGSTLIMVTHDANVAQWLDRLVEIRDGIIHSDRRLTQRTVRQEN encoded by the coding sequence ATGAGTCAAACACTTCAACTACATGAGCTCACCAAGGAATTTGGTGGTGGTCCGGTACTATCCGGTATTTCTTTAACGATTAACGCTGGCGAGAGCGTAGCGATCATGGGTCCTTCTGGTTCGGGCAAATCAACCCTGTTGCATTGTATGTCAGGTATCTTGGTTCCTAGCAGTGGTTCTATTACTTTTGGTGATACTCAGATCGGCACGATGACTGATAAACAACGCAGCAAAATCCGATTGCATAACTTTGGTTTCGTATTCCAGGATGGGCAGTTACTCCCTGAGCTATCTAATATGGAAAATGTTGCATTACCAGCAATGTTGGCAGGAGTAAGTAGAAACAAAGCAAAACAACATGCCCAACATCTACTTGACCAACTGGGCATCGGAAACTTGGCACAGCGTCGTCCTGGTCAGATCTCCGGCGGACAAGCACAACGCGTAGCCATTGCGCGTGCGCTAGTAACACAACCTGCAATCATCTTTGCTGATGAACCGACCGGTGCATTAGATCAAAGTACCGGTCATGAAGTAATGCAGCTATTGACCACCATGACTAAGACAACTGGGTCAACATTAATCATGGTGACCCATGATGCAAACGTTGCGCAATGGTTAGATCGGCTTGTTGAAATTCGAGACGGCATTATTCACTCTGATCGTCGATTAACTCAGCGTACTGTGCGACAGGAGAACTGA
- a CDS encoding ATP-binding protein, which translates to MNPNPFHPTFGRSPTVVAGRKAEINSFSLALAEGPSNPWRTALISGTRGIGKTVLLNQLENAAAAQGWVTVRAHVGKKHDFRPQRNDYPPSNENFRYSSTNPQTPCHWHWF; encoded by the coding sequence ATGAATCCGAACCCTTTTCACCCAACTTTTGGGCGTTCCCCTACCGTCGTCGCTGGCAGAAAAGCAGAAATTAATTCCTTTTCCTTAGCTCTAGCTGAAGGTCCCAGTAACCCTTGGCGAACTGCCCTTATCTCAGGGACAAGAGGCATTGGAAAAACAGTTCTACTCAACCAATTAGAAAATGCTGCAGCAGCTCAAGGATGGGTAACTGTGCGCGCTCATGTTGGAAAAAAACATGATTTCCGACCTCAGCGAAACGACTATCCCCCGAGTAATGAGAACTTTAGATACTCATCCACCAACCCGCAAACGCCATGTCACTGGCATTGGTTTTAG
- a CDS encoding FtsX-like permease family protein: MKTAQLVWDLQKASIRNREGTGLINIFAIVSMIVSAFFSFIVVGGTWMFYQRMNHPEAASAAMKQMWAEDPKDARIFLAIFLWLAVIACSFLFPAIFSLTAQSAVLGASARERRLAVLRLVGLSATDITAMALIEAAIQSFIGIFLGFLLSVVSLPLFTKLSFQGKNISVSEMLLPWWGDVSVAVILMLLSVVASFIGIQRVRVTPLGVAKREIPAAMKAWRLFVFIALIVIVFVVLNSISIGRPSAWAMMIFFLMLLINALGINLVVPFILQFLAYLASFLPGTAHFIACRRISANARLVWRRSSALAFFGVLSGYMVGSPLGDGNISDLLGEDNTSGRIMFGDINTGILLTLAFGFTISAVSIFLGQANDIFEQAELSRSLQLIGMRKSLQSAIAYANIMGPIIVVSLFGFCIGALLSVAIFSNSMGTDDFHLQLINAGVLLGLGWLTTFCAVLATQPLRNRVLRKMDRKE; the protein is encoded by the coding sequence ATGAAAACTGCGCAATTAGTTTGGGATCTCCAAAAAGCTAGTATCCGTAATCGTGAAGGCACAGGGCTGATTAATATATTCGCCATTGTGTCAATGATTGTTAGTGCTTTTTTCTCGTTTATCGTTGTTGGCGGCACCTGGATGTTTTACCAGAGAATGAATCATCCAGAAGCAGCAAGTGCAGCAATGAAACAAATGTGGGCAGAGGATCCTAAAGACGCACGTATATTTCTGGCTATATTCTTATGGTTAGCTGTCATAGCGTGTAGTTTTCTCTTTCCAGCTATTTTCAGTCTTACGGCGCAATCTGCAGTATTGGGGGCTTCGGCACGTGAACGTCGCTTAGCTGTGTTAAGGCTCGTCGGTCTATCCGCAACTGATATTACGGCTATGGCACTGATAGAAGCAGCCATCCAGTCTTTCATTGGTATTTTTCTTGGCTTTTTACTGAGCGTGGTGTCGCTACCGCTGTTTACGAAACTGTCTTTCCAAGGCAAAAATATCAGTGTTTCTGAGATGCTTCTCCCTTGGTGGGGTGATGTTTCAGTGGCGGTTATTTTAATGTTGCTCAGCGTCGTTGCTTCTTTTATCGGCATACAACGAGTGCGAGTAACTCCTTTGGGCGTTGCAAAGCGAGAGATACCTGCAGCAATGAAAGCATGGCGGTTGTTTGTTTTTATTGCACTTATTGTGATTGTGTTCGTCGTCTTAAACAGCATAAGTATTGGAAGGCCATCAGCATGGGCGATGATGATCTTTTTCTTGATGCTGCTGATCAACGCGCTAGGCATAAATCTTGTTGTGCCATTCATTTTGCAGTTCCTTGCTTATCTTGCTTCCTTCTTACCAGGAACTGCGCATTTTATTGCTTGTCGACGTATCAGCGCTAATGCTCGGTTGGTGTGGCGTCGTAGCAGTGCTCTTGCATTCTTTGGCGTGCTATCTGGTTATATGGTGGGTTCGCCGCTGGGAGATGGAAACATTTCTGATTTGCTAGGCGAAGACAATACCAGTGGCAGAATCATGTTTGGTGATATTAACACTGGTATCCTGCTCACACTTGCTTTTGGTTTTACCATCAGTGCAGTATCCATTTTCCTTGGACAAGCCAATGACATCTTTGAGCAAGCAGAATTATCGCGTTCTTTGCAACTAATCGGAATGAGAAAATCCCTGCAATCTGCAATTGCCTATGCAAATATCATGGGGCCAATTATCGTAGTGAGTCTTTTTGGTTTTTGCATTGGAGCGCTGTTGAGTGTCGCCATTTTTTCCAATAGTATGGGCACCGATGATTTCCATCTACAGTTAATCAACGCTGGGGTATTACTCGGGCTTGGTTGGCTCACCACATTTTGTGCGGTATTAGCCACCCAACCCTTGCGTAATAGAGTGCTGCGAAAAATGGACAGAAAAGAATAA
- a CDS encoding response regulator transcription factor, whose translation MNTAQIHTEPLSIVIADDSVLLREGLAGLLERRGHHVIAQLGTATELLEFFTQDQSHECEPDLLITDVRMPPNMTDDGLRAALEIRKIRPQLGIIVLSQYVAHTYAVELFDKATSGTGYLLKDRVSEVKNFLDTLYMVVSGGTVIDPTVAGALISAQRTGLGSLSPREKEVLGLMARGQSNREISKELVLSQAAVAKHVSSIFMKLQLPATEENRRVKAILEYLAQPI comes from the coding sequence ATGAATACTGCACAGATACATACTGAACCGCTATCAATTGTTATTGCTGATGATTCCGTCTTGTTAAGAGAAGGATTAGCTGGACTATTAGAGCGTCGTGGGCATCATGTAATCGCGCAACTAGGTACAGCTACTGAATTGCTTGAGTTTTTTACTCAGGATCAATCCCATGAATGCGAACCAGATCTATTGATTACTGATGTGCGTATGCCACCGAATATGACCGACGACGGACTACGTGCTGCACTAGAAATTAGAAAAATTAGGCCTCAACTAGGAATAATCGTACTGAGTCAGTATGTCGCGCACACATATGCTGTTGAACTTTTTGATAAAGCTACAAGTGGTACAGGTTATTTGCTCAAAGATAGAGTATCTGAAGTAAAGAACTTTCTCGACACACTTTATATGGTAGTTTCGGGAGGAACAGTCATTGATCCGACTGTTGCTGGTGCATTGATATCCGCACAGCGTACTGGTCTTGGTAGTCTTTCGCCTAGAGAGAAAGAAGTCCTTGGTTTAATGGCTCGTGGACAATCAAATAGAGAAATCAGCAAAGAACTTGTTCTTTCTCAAGCCGCTGTTGCCAAACATGTATCAAGTATTTTTATGAAACTACAATTGCCAGCGACAGAAGAAAATCGTCGAGTCAAAGCAATTCTCGAATATCTTGCCCAACCAATCTAG
- a CDS encoding dihydrodipicolinate synthase family protein: protein MSIFTGLSAFPLTPLRNNELDSSAFIRIISMLAQSQVDSITVLGSTGSYAYLSVAQRAHVAQLALEHCGDKPVFVGVGALNTYDVLRNIDWAQEAGAAGLLLAPMCYQPLKDTEVFELYRSASEHTHLPIILYDNPGTTHFQFTPELYRDIAELPHIASIKLPGVPEGSQAARQHIDTIRALIPEQVTLGISTDSHAARGLNAGCDIWYSVMAGTIPDTAHALAYAHSEERIKKSHDLTPLWELFDEHSSLRVITAIAQYKGLVSPACLPLPLHDMTAHDYAKVADMARNLGL, encoded by the coding sequence ATGAGTATTTTCACCGGACTCAGTGCCTTCCCGCTTACCCCGCTACGCAATAACGAGCTTGATAGCAGTGCGTTTATCAGGATTATTAGCATGCTGGCGCAATCACAGGTAGATTCTATTACCGTTTTAGGATCTACCGGCTCTTATGCTTATTTATCTGTGGCACAACGCGCTCACGTCGCACAGCTTGCCTTAGAACATTGCGGAGATAAACCAGTTTTTGTTGGGGTCGGAGCACTGAACACATACGACGTATTGCGCAATATCGATTGGGCACAAGAAGCTGGTGCTGCAGGGTTACTTCTAGCTCCGATGTGTTATCAACCGCTAAAAGATACGGAAGTATTCGAGCTGTATCGAAGTGCTAGTGAGCATACCCACCTCCCCATCATTCTTTATGACAATCCAGGCACCACGCATTTCCAATTCACTCCTGAACTCTATAGGGATATTGCTGAATTACCGCATATCGCCTCTATTAAATTGCCAGGTGTGCCAGAGGGTTCACAAGCCGCTCGCCAGCATATTGATACTATTCGCGCTCTCATTCCCGAACAGGTGACTTTAGGGATTTCCACTGATAGCCACGCAGCACGCGGACTCAATGCTGGGTGTGATATTTGGTACTCAGTTATGGCTGGAACTATTCCCGACACAGCCCATGCGCTCGCCTACGCTCACTCCGAGGAAAGAATCAAAAAATCACACGATCTTACCCCGCTCTGGGAGCTTTTCGACGAGCACTCAAGTCTGCGCGTAATCACAGCCATTGCTCAGTATAAGGGCCTAGTCTCTCCTGCTTGCCTACCACTGCCGCTGCACGATATGACAGCACATGACTATGCAAAGGTTGCGGACATGGCACGCAATCTTGGGTTATGA
- a CDS encoding ABC transporter ATP-binding protein — MRITVRDAKKTVGTRSHNRVLWEGINVDIDTGERVCITGESGCGKSTLLNCIGLLEKFDAGQLFLNGVDLTQASTRTKMRFRRETIGYLFQDYALIDNETVAQNVTLAARSNAKKSPQSLHTALEIVGLRGREQEKVYQLSGGEQQRVAIARLLVRQPDIVLADEPTASLDRGNATTILEQLDILAAKGASIVIVSHDPWVVEQCDRTVELKKNV, encoded by the coding sequence ATGCGAATTACAGTAAGAGACGCAAAGAAGACAGTGGGGACTCGTTCTCATAATCGAGTTTTATGGGAAGGTATCAATGTGGATATTGATACTGGTGAGCGGGTATGTATAACTGGTGAATCTGGTTGTGGTAAAAGCACTTTGCTTAATTGTATTGGGTTATTGGAAAAATTTGATGCAGGTCAGTTATTTCTCAACGGAGTTGACCTGACGCAAGCCTCAACGCGCACTAAAATGCGCTTTCGACGCGAAACCATTGGTTATTTATTCCAAGATTACGCGCTGATTGATAATGAAACGGTTGCGCAAAATGTAACTTTAGCGGCGCGCTCGAATGCTAAGAAATCACCCCAATCTTTGCATACTGCTTTAGAGATTGTCGGTTTGCGGGGGAGAGAACAAGAGAAGGTTTATCAACTCAGTGGAGGCGAGCAGCAACGAGTAGCAATAGCAAGACTTCTCGTACGACAACCTGACATTGTTCTTGCGGATGAACCTACTGCCTCTTTAGACAGGGGAAATGCTACGACGATTCTCGAACAGCTCGATATATTAGCGGCTAAAGGCGCGTCGATAGTGATAGTAAGCCACGATCCGTGGGTTGTAGAGCAATGCGATAGAACAGTGGAGTTGAAGAAAAATGTCTAA
- a CDS encoding ATP-binding protein: MLEKNMISDLSETTIPRVMRTLDTHPPTRKRHVTGIGFSPLSITTQVENTSVEPKPNLLSQLHDLAAMTHKYAVGILITVDEIQSAHTEHLQELAVAIQDLNRDDAEIAFLAAGLPSGIDDLLQMDGTTFLRRAEKIHLSTLQEKVAQELFRDTANQGEKTFEDSALKLAAQNSYGYPYLIQVIGSISWAYAKIDNSDVINEDHVRSALPEAINRLGRQVHEPSLHGISQRQWDFLYAMAELCKTTDAPIALRDIAEKLGTDTTALSRPRQALIHREIISAHSRGYLEFCLPYMVEYLESI; the protein is encoded by the coding sequence ATGTTGGAAAAAAACATGATTTCCGACCTCAGCGAAACGACTATCCCCCGAGTAATGAGAACTTTAGATACTCATCCACCAACCCGCAAACGCCATGTCACTGGCATTGGTTTTAGCCCACTGAGTATAACAACTCAAGTAGAAAATACCAGCGTAGAACCAAAACCTAATTTGCTAAGCCAACTACATGATCTTGCTGCAATGACGCATAAATATGCGGTAGGAATCTTGATCACTGTTGATGAAATACAAAGCGCACATACTGAGCATTTACAAGAATTAGCTGTTGCTATTCAAGACCTCAACCGGGATGATGCAGAAATTGCATTCCTCGCAGCAGGTTTACCCAGTGGCATTGACGACTTGCTCCAAATGGACGGAACTACTTTTCTACGTAGAGCAGAAAAAATCCATTTGAGCACTTTACAAGAAAAAGTCGCTCAAGAATTATTTAGAGATACAGCTAATCAAGGTGAAAAGACATTTGAGGATAGTGCTCTAAAACTAGCAGCTCAAAACAGCTACGGGTACCCGTATTTGATACAAGTGATAGGTTCCATTTCTTGGGCTTATGCAAAAATAGATAACTCTGATGTTATTAATGAAGACCATGTACGCTCTGCCCTGCCAGAAGCAATAAACCGTTTAGGAAGGCAAGTCCATGAACCCTCTTTGCACGGTATTAGTCAGAGACAATGGGACTTCTTGTACGCCATGGCAGAACTGTGTAAAACCACTGATGCGCCTATTGCGTTAAGAGATATTGCGGAAAAATTAGGAACAGATACTACTGCTCTTTCACGACCACGACAAGCACTTATTCACCGAGAAATAATATCTGCGCATTCTCGTGGCTATTTAGAGTTCTGTCTGCCTTATATGGTGGAGTATCTTGAATCCATATGA
- a CDS encoding PepSY domain-containing protein: protein MSTFLSFSQPQAMRFRAGLARMHSIAGIFVAPLLIVATVSGFFYALAPSIEKIVYREQLTASSTHQAQPLSAQIAAAQKVHPELSFAGIQVSDNPRDTTRVLFHDPRLPSPSYTQAVFVDPGDLAIKGDLVQYGSSRALPIRTWLSQGHRNLWLGDLGRLYSETAASWLGMLSILGLFLWLSTKKQKKDHTRPLSQRKRLVTAHSRLGLWLLPIFLFLTITGLTWSLVAGNNIALLRTQLNWVEPKPVVALDEIPAGASCHEDHIVKNIESSPAEYMRVDDMVRTARQEHLKGILDIRIGEPEQAWTIKETRQPYKLANSTISVNPHTAQLVDKVNYADIPLAAKLTNWLIQLHMGMLFGLINQLVLAVAALGLLYMIFQGYRMWWHRGKNKKPGRLPQPVGLKNIPTGLVIAWTVFLLCYCALAPLFAASLLLFLLIDAAIRRIKRT from the coding sequence GTGTCTACGTTCTTATCTTTTTCCCAACCCCAAGCAATGCGATTTCGCGCTGGATTAGCGCGTATGCACAGTATTGCCGGGATTTTCGTCGCACCGCTGCTCATAGTTGCTACGGTCAGCGGTTTTTTCTATGCACTAGCACCGTCAATTGAAAAAATTGTGTACCGAGAGCAACTAACTGCTAGTTCCACGCATCAAGCACAACCGCTTTCTGCTCAAATTGCAGCTGCACAAAAAGTTCATCCTGAGCTTTCCTTTGCCGGAATACAAGTATCTGATAACCCACGCGACACCACTCGAGTATTGTTCCATGATCCTCGTCTACCTAGTCCTAGTTACACCCAAGCAGTTTTTGTCGATCCAGGTGATCTTGCTATCAAAGGGGATCTGGTTCAGTATGGTAGTTCTCGAGCACTGCCCATTCGCACCTGGCTTTCACAAGGGCATCGCAATCTATGGCTTGGCGACCTTGGGCGCCTCTACTCAGAAACGGCTGCCTCATGGTTGGGAATGCTCAGTATCCTCGGCTTATTTTTATGGTTGAGCACTAAGAAACAAAAGAAAGACCACACACGCCCTCTATCGCAGCGCAAACGACTCGTCACAGCACATTCACGGCTTGGTTTATGGTTACTACCTATCTTTCTTTTCCTAACCATTACTGGTTTGACCTGGTCATTAGTGGCAGGAAATAATATCGCTCTCCTACGCACACAACTGAATTGGGTGGAGCCAAAACCTGTGGTAGCTCTAGATGAAATTCCTGCTGGCGCATCTTGCCACGAGGATCACATAGTGAAAAACATCGAAAGTTCGCCTGCAGAATATATGCGAGTCGATGATATGGTACGCACTGCGCGCCAAGAGCACTTAAAGGGCATCCTCGATATTCGCATTGGGGAACCAGAACAAGCCTGGACTATCAAAGAAACACGTCAGCCATATAAACTTGCTAACTCTACTATTTCTGTTAATCCGCATACTGCGCAGCTTGTCGATAAGGTAAATTACGCAGATATTCCACTTGCCGCAAAACTAACAAATTGGCTTATCCAACTGCATATGGGTATGCTCTTCGGGCTGATAAACCAGCTTGTCCTGGCTGTGGCAGCGCTGGGATTGCTCTACATGATTTTCCAAGGGTACCGAATGTGGTGGCATCGAGGTAAAAACAAAAAGCCAGGACGACTACCACAACCAGTCGGTCTAAAAAATATACCCACTGGTTTAGTTATCGCCTGGACTGTTTTTCTCTTATGTTACTGCGCTCTAGCTCCACTTTTTGCAGCAAGCCTACTATTATTCTTGCTTATCGACGCTGCCATTAGGCGAATAAAGCGCACATAA
- a CDS encoding sensor histidine kinase, whose protein sequence is MLRLFNRLLDRRLSNVDGRGTYSAEKTQAERIAELTASRRKIADAYERERQRIERDLHDGAQQYLVAAAIKLGEASLDAQGESAQLIEAAKNDIHHGLAALRETVRGIPPHILRDRGLVAAISEAASKYGNHIHVYAPHPLPVLSPSVLAAGYFFATEALTNAAKYAPNKRVSVLITTDQDLKISVVDEGSGGARIIPGRGIHGLAERLDSFGGTLTLNSPSGGPTQIIGTIPLLLERGQSAISSFTPYMDT, encoded by the coding sequence ATGCTGCGACTATTCAATCGCTTGTTAGATCGTCGATTAAGCAATGTCGATGGTCGAGGCACATACTCTGCAGAAAAGACTCAAGCAGAAAGAATAGCGGAACTAACTGCCTCGCGCCGTAAAATTGCCGATGCCTATGAACGCGAGCGCCAACGCATCGAACGTGATCTCCATGATGGCGCACAGCAGTATCTCGTTGCAGCAGCTATAAAACTAGGAGAAGCCTCCTTAGACGCTCAGGGAGAAAGTGCTCAATTAATTGAAGCGGCCAAAAATGATATTCATCATGGTCTTGCCGCATTGCGTGAAACTGTTCGTGGTATTCCACCGCACATTTTGCGCGATCGTGGTTTAGTGGCAGCAATTAGTGAAGCCGCGAGTAAATATGGCAATCATATTCATGTTTATGCCCCTCATCCTCTTCCAGTTTTATCGCCTAGTGTTCTAGCTGCTGGCTATTTCTTTGCCACTGAAGCGCTCACTAATGCTGCCAAATATGCACCAAATAAACGTGTTTCTGTGCTTATTACAACAGACCAAGATCTAAAAATTTCTGTTGTCGACGAAGGATCAGGTGGCGCACGCATTATTCCTGGTCGTGGAATTCATGGTTTAGCAGAACGACTTGATTCTTTTGGTGGTACGCTCACCTTAAACTCACCATCAGGTGGTCCCACCCAAATAATCGGCACTATTCCCCTCTTGCTCGAACGTGGACAAAGCGCTATTTCTTCTTTCACGCCATATATGGACACATAA
- a CDS encoding S1 family peptidase, whose protein sequence is MSITLRRCAAYMTVMTIGAFTTFFPSARAMESTTFAPDNTESNAVVATQISDRGDKDGDCTGTAITPRWVITARHCVDGYDEDGTAKPSGSIRLGQGDKQYRVGVDGWYCAPEGDIALLHTTEDMKLGSYPQLAQQVPQPGSETVTYGWSPDGSGGTTRLPMAVGQLDRYEELSLYGGKNVGVVNLKGGAKIQPGDSGSPTFVQGRLIGVSTASPGDDADGKASQLYTSPVANVYGWIAGMIASDELPQDTKQQGSGKEKIPVKTPILLGSIAVLVCVFIGGVYVIRSGRENT, encoded by the coding sequence ATGTCTATAACGCTACGTCGATGTGCTGCATATATGACTGTGATGACGATAGGTGCTTTTACCACGTTTTTCCCTAGCGCTCGAGCTATGGAGAGCACAACCTTTGCTCCGGATAATACGGAGAGTAACGCTGTGGTTGCCACGCAGATAAGCGATCGGGGAGACAAAGACGGTGATTGCACTGGTACAGCTATTACACCGCGATGGGTGATTACGGCACGTCATTGTGTTGATGGATATGATGAAGACGGTACTGCAAAACCTTCGGGAAGTATTCGTTTAGGCCAAGGCGATAAACAGTACCGTGTGGGAGTTGATGGGTGGTACTGTGCGCCAGAAGGAGATATAGCACTGCTGCACACTACTGAGGATATGAAACTCGGCTCATATCCACAGCTTGCTCAACAGGTGCCGCAACCTGGGTCGGAAACTGTGACTTATGGTTGGTCACCGGATGGTTCAGGAGGAACTACTCGCCTTCCTATGGCTGTGGGACAGCTAGATCGGTATGAAGAATTATCTCTTTATGGTGGTAAAAATGTGGGGGTGGTAAACCTCAAAGGTGGTGCAAAAATTCAGCCAGGGGATTCTGGTAGTCCCACATTTGTTCAAGGTAGACTGATCGGTGTTAGTACAGCATCACCCGGAGATGATGCTGATGGAAAAGCATCCCAGTTATATACCAGCCCTGTAGCGAATGTGTATGGGTGGATTGCCGGTATGATTGCATCCGACGAACTTCCTCAGGATACTAAGCAACAAGGGAGTGGCAAAGAGAAAATTCCTGTAAAGACTCCTATTTTGTTGGGGAGTATTGCAGTATTAGTGTGTGTTTTCATCGGCGGCGTGTATGTGATTCGCAGCGGACGAGAAAACACTTGA